The following are from one region of the Paenibacillus sabinae T27 genome:
- a CDS encoding YhcH/YjgK/YiaL family protein produces MYFGSIETLEQTKRQYPPAIARALQYLKDNREQFLSMDAGVYPIEGQQIYAQVVNLETKKKEDTRPEVHRKYIDVQFSVEGNERIGFAADTGNNAVDEDLAAEKDIIFYKQAENEMELLMQPGQFAVFFPEDVHRPGCQNKSQAHLRKVIVKVSTEAL; encoded by the coding sequence ATGTATTTCGGTAGTATTGAAACCTTGGAACAAACAAAGCGGCAGTATCCGCCGGCCATTGCAAGAGCTCTTCAGTATTTGAAGGATAACCGGGAGCAATTTCTGTCCATGGACGCCGGTGTGTATCCCATTGAAGGGCAGCAGATCTATGCTCAGGTCGTCAATCTGGAGACCAAGAAGAAGGAGGACACCCGGCCGGAGGTTCACCGCAAGTATATCGATGTGCAATTTTCCGTGGAAGGCAACGAACGGATCGGGTTTGCGGCGGACACGGGAAACAATGCTGTAGATGAGGATTTGGCGGCGGAGAAGGACATTATTTTTTACAAGCAGGCCGAGAATGAAATGGAGCTTCTGATGCAGCCGGGGCAGTTCGCTGTCTTCTTTCCCGAGGATGTCCATCGTCCGGGCTGTCAGAACAAAAGTCAGGCACATCTGCGCAAAGTGATCGTCAAGGTAAGCACAGAAGCCTTGTAA
- a CDS encoding MFS transporter has product MKSETQTIPNSRWKRILPPLLIVCIISFMDRVNVSFAISGGMDKELGMTAGMAGFAAGIFFFGYLFLQIPGGQIAAKRSGKKFIAWVIPFWAVVSILSGLATSTTQLLVLRFCLGVAEGGMLPVVLTMCSNWFPNEERGRANAIVLMFAPIAAIITGPISGFIISMSGWREMFIIEGIVSLIVLIPWLLMVSDRPQKAKWISKEEKDYIIGKLEEEQLAIEQENQVKQASIKDLLPNKSMWKLIALNFCYQSGDYGFSMWLPTLLKKLTHSGMGMVGLLSSLPWVACIAGMLLFSGLSDRTGRRREFVIIPLLGFALCLLLSVTIKGNIWFSYVFLIGAGFFVKAAGVVFWAIPPRLFSKEVAGGARGAINALGNLGGFFGPYIVGFLIQAFNYNVGVYSLVGLLAVSALITATLPKTVQSIVSDKAA; this is encoded by the coding sequence ATGAAAAGCGAAACTCAGACCATACCGAACAGCCGTTGGAAACGGATTTTGCCTCCACTATTGATTGTGTGCATTATTTCATTTATGGACCGTGTGAACGTGAGCTTTGCCATATCTGGCGGCATGGATAAGGAACTTGGAATGACGGCCGGCATGGCCGGATTTGCGGCAGGAATATTCTTCTTCGGCTATTTGTTTCTGCAAATCCCCGGCGGACAAATCGCTGCCAAGAGGAGCGGCAAAAAGTTCATAGCCTGGGTGATTCCCTTTTGGGCGGTTGTTTCCATATTGAGCGGCTTGGCAACGAGCACGACTCAGCTGCTTGTGCTTCGGTTCTGTCTCGGTGTGGCAGAGGGCGGAATGCTGCCGGTTGTCCTGACGATGTGCAGCAACTGGTTCCCTAATGAGGAAAGAGGCCGGGCCAACGCCATTGTGCTGATGTTTGCGCCGATCGCGGCGATCATCACCGGCCCTATCTCGGGATTCATCATTTCTATGTCCGGCTGGCGCGAAATGTTCATTATTGAAGGGATTGTGTCGCTGATCGTGCTTATTCCCTGGCTGCTTATGGTCAGTGACCGCCCGCAGAAGGCCAAATGGATCAGCAAGGAAGAGAAAGATTACATTATCGGCAAGCTGGAAGAAGAGCAGCTGGCGATCGAGCAGGAAAATCAGGTGAAGCAGGCATCGATCAAGGATTTGCTGCCCAATAAATCCATGTGGAAGCTCATAGCTCTGAACTTCTGCTACCAATCGGGCGATTATGGATTCTCCATGTGGCTGCCGACGCTGCTCAAGAAATTGACCCATAGCGGAATGGGGATGGTGGGCCTGTTGTCCAGCTTGCCGTGGGTCGCGTGTATTGCAGGTATGCTGCTGTTCTCGGGCCTGTCCGACCGGACCGGACGGAGAAGGGAATTTGTCATTATTCCGCTGCTGGGATTCGCGCTGTGCTTGCTTCTGTCTGTAACGATTAAAGGGAATATCTGGTTCTCATACGTCTTTCTTATTGGCGCCGGATTCTTCGTAAAAGCTGCCGGGGTAGTGTTCTGGGCAATCCCTCCGCGTTTGTTCAGCAAGGAAGTCGCTGGCGGAGCCCGGGGAGCCATCAATGCGCTCGGGAACCTGGGCGGATTCTTTGGACCCTATATCGTCGGTTTTCTCATTCAAGCATTCAATTATAATGTAGGGGTGTACAGCCTTGTAGGTCTGCTGGCCGTATCGGCGCTTATTACCGCCACGCTGCCGAAGACAGTTCAAAGCATAGTGAGCGATAAAGCGGCCTGA
- a CDS encoding YhcH/YjgK/YiaL family protein produces the protein MIFSNIETGEAIEKKYTEPVVRAIRYLQEHQHEFALMETGIYPIEGDDFFVQVFDVTTRDKEEARPEVHRKYVELHYSVEGKERIGFAVDLGKNTVTETLLETKDAIFYAEVNREVELVLEPGDYAIFFPEDVHRPIWEHGGRAAIRRVVIKINEAIL, from the coding sequence ATGATCTTTTCCAACATTGAAACCGGAGAAGCCATCGAGAAAAAGTATACGGAGCCTGTAGTCCGGGCCATCCGGTATTTGCAGGAGCATCAGCATGAATTTGCGCTTATGGAGACAGGTATTTATCCGATTGAAGGCGATGATTTCTTTGTTCAGGTCTTCGATGTCACCACCCGGGATAAAGAAGAGGCCAGACCGGAAGTGCACCGCAAATATGTTGAGCTGCACTATTCGGTAGAGGGGAAAGAACGAATCGGGTTTGCGGTGGATTTAGGCAAGAACACGGTGACGGAGACGCTGCTGGAGACCAAGGATGCGATTTTTTACGCCGAGGTTAACAGGGAAGTGGAGCTGGTGCTGGAGCCGGGGGATTATGCGATCTTTTTCCCCGAGGATGTTCACCGGCCGATTTGGGAGCACGGCGGCAGGGCGGCAATCCGCAGAGTAGTCATTAAGATCAACGAAGCCATTTTGTAA
- the kduD gene encoding 2-dehydro-3-deoxy-D-gluconate 5-dehydrogenase KduD produces MDLSDFSLEGKLAVVTGGNRGLGQGMAVALAKAGANIVSVQRSGESPETAALTEALGRRCHAVACDLAELKTGEELAAAIEEQFGPVDILVNNAGIQRRHPAEQFPIEDWDLVMQVQLRSVFMLCQAFGKRMLERGSGKIINIASLLSFSGGLTVPAYAAAKGGIAQLTKALANEWSSRGVNVNAIAPGYMATDMNTALINDSVRSGQIMDRIPSKRWGSPEDMGGTAVFLASEAARYIHGQIICVDGGWMAR; encoded by the coding sequence ATGGATTTATCTGATTTTTCACTGGAAGGCAAACTGGCAGTCGTTACCGGAGGCAACAGGGGGCTTGGACAAGGCATGGCGGTTGCGTTGGCCAAGGCCGGAGCGAATATCGTGTCCGTACAGCGGAGCGGGGAGAGCCCGGAAACTGCGGCTTTGACGGAAGCGCTGGGCCGCCGCTGTCATGCGGTCGCCTGCGATCTGGCGGAGCTGAAGACGGGAGAAGAGCTCGCAGCGGCGATTGAGGAGCAGTTCGGTCCGGTGGACATTCTGGTCAACAATGCGGGGATACAGCGCCGCCATCCGGCGGAGCAATTTCCAATCGAAGACTGGGATCTGGTGATGCAGGTTCAGCTTCGCTCGGTGTTCATGCTCTGCCAGGCGTTCGGCAAACGGATGCTGGAAAGAGGCTCCGGCAAAATCATCAATATCGCCTCGCTGCTGTCTTTCTCCGGCGGCTTGACCGTGCCAGCCTATGCGGCGGCGAAGGGAGGGATCGCCCAGCTGACCAAGGCACTGGCCAATGAATGGTCCTCGCGGGGAGTGAATGTCAATGCCATTGCGCCCGGGTATATGGCGACGGATATGAATACGGCCTTGATTAACGATTCGGTCCGCAGCGGGCAGATCATGGACCGGATTCCGTCCAAACGCTGGGGTTCGCCGGAGGATATGGGCGGGACCGCCGTCTTTCTTGCTTCCGAGGCCGCGCGTTATATTCACGGACAGATCATCTGTGTGGATGGAGGTTGGATGGCAAGATAG